In Setaria viridis chromosome 5, Setaria_viridis_v4.0, whole genome shotgun sequence, the genomic stretch atcattttaattttttgagCCTAAAATATCTGTAAAATATGGATTAGGTGTGGAACTAGTATATCAGCCAACAATAATATGCTAAAGACAAAAGGGTTTCTTCTATGAAGATTTGTCGGTTTGCCGGCCGTTCGTTGTTCTTGGCCCTTTGGAGCTTGGAGCTGCTGTCGCCGAACCTTAACCATAGTCTAACTGAATCTGACCAGCGGGTCGCGTGCATTCACATCCGAATGCAACAGCTGCGAACTGTCTAACTCTGGGCTTCTTTGCATCTTGTTCAGAACTGGCTGAATTTTCAGGCTGATGCGGCCTTACCAGTCCAAGCAGCTACTGGACAAGAACATTCGCTTTCTTTACTTTCTAGAGTAGGCTGTGGCTATGAGGATTTTGAATGTTTCTCAGCACGTCAATTGGTAGACTTTGCTGTTGAGCAGCCTAGCCTAGAGGTTCCACTGCATGCTCTTGACTACTCCAGCACAGGAGATGATGATGTGTTGCCTGTGACTCAGTCACAGAATCGGATAAGAATTGCTCACAAGTGGAATGTCTTATGATTTGTAGTAACTTGTTGATAAAATAACTAACTGTAAATACATAACTTAcctgagataaataaattaatgGAAATTGGCAGGGCTGTACCGGTACCGACTGGGGGACGTGGTGAAGGTGGCCGGGTTCTACAACTCGACGCCCAAGCTCAAGTTCGTGTGCCGGCGGAACCTGATGCTGTCCATCAACATCGACAAGAACAGCGAGCACGACCTGCAGCTCGCCGTCGACAGCGCGGCGAAGATCCtggcggcggagaagctggaGGTGGTCGACTACAGCAGCCACGCCGACGTGTCGCGGGACCCGGGCCACTACGTCGTGTTCTGGGAGCTGAACGCGGAGGCCAACGGCGACGTGCTGCAGAGCTGCTGCGACGAGCTGGACCGGGCCTTCACGGACCCCGGCTACGTCGGGTCCAGGAAGGCCGCCGCCATCGGGCCCCTGGAGCTCCGGGTGCTGCAGCGGGGAACGTTCCAGAAGGTGCTCCGCCACTACCTCTCCCTCGGCGCCCCCGTCAGCCAGTTCAAGTCGCCGCGGTGCGTCGGCAGGTCCAACAACTCCGGCGTGCTCCAGATCCTCTCCGGCGGCGTCGTCAAGGTCTTCTTCAGCGCCGCCTACGACTGACGCTGACCAccgggcgccgccggggccgggaGGAGGAGATCAACGACGCATGCGGCAAGCCGGTGGCACCACACTCGGCGAGCCTGGTGGCGCATGTGGCCGAGTAGCCGACGGCGATGCAGTGACTGTGATTAGCTTGTAGTTGCAGTTCATCATCAGCAGGATATGCAGGCAGTGATGACCTATCCGTTGCCAAgtgggccgccgccggccaagtGTAGTGTTCTGTAACTACCGGTTCTGCATGACGAATCTATCGCATGTGGCCTGCTTGCAAGTAGCATTGGATCGAATGAAATAAACATGTTAATCTTTCTTCCTGAGCTCTAGCTCTGAATGTTTATCCATCGGGGCAGTTTGCTCAGTGATCTGACCGCCACTTTGTGAAAGCAAACGGACACCGAAGAATTTGCCGGGGCGACCATAGGATTTCCCTTTTGCTCTctgcctgcatctgcatgccATGTGATCGACGAGAAACAAAAGGCTCACTCTGAACAGGAAAGGGGCAAACGGCAAGGGACAAAGCCGGGCATCCTTTCTGCCAGCAGTTGGGAGAGCACCCTGCGTCCCCGGCCACATGGCCGGCTGCACACACAACACCAGCAAGTAGGCGACCGGAGGGCCcatgggggtgggggtggggggggggggggggggggggggggggggggggggggggggggggggggctggggGGCACTTGCAGGACAGGATATGCCTGTTCGAGCTCCGGTCAGTGATCGACCGGTCGCCATGGATCATGGCCATTCCACGCATTTCCTGCCAAGGAAAGATCACGTGTTCTTGCCTTTGGGCTGCTAGCCACTTGTTTCCAGCACGTGCAGATGCCAGATGTGTGAGGGCGTTGAAGTGTGTGCAACTGATGGATGAATGATCGTGTCTCCTGGACCCCGGACGGATTCGATCTGGTATTCAAGCTTGAGGGACATCGACAGGTACAGCGCAATGAACCCCCTGAGGCTCTGAATCTTTGAGTAGTCATTCAGCTCGCTGTAAAAGCATGGATTCGACATGGTATGACAGTTCACAGCCCACGATAGATGCACAGCATATGCATCTCAGGTTTGTGCAAGTAATTCAAaaactacatttttttttaagaaacaggAGGGTGTCCCCTACTGAATTTATTAATGAGTTAAACAACAAAAGGGTTCAAATACAAAACAAGGCCGaaagataaaaaaatagaaaaaaccaggaaccaaaaccaaaagaaaaaaggaaggaCCGGGAATTCAAAAACTACATTTCGATGCATGCTTTCACCGTTGGTTTTTACAAATCTCATACCGCAAATAGCTCTAAGCGATCTAACTATACCATATCAATTTTACTTAATCGTACTTTTTCTCATGCTGACTGAGTATCGATTTGTCAGGCAATAATATCTTCAAGGCCTTTGGTTTCTGAACCTATCAAGAAGCATCCATCTGGTACTGCATATACATTGCAGTGAGCATTGGCAATTTAAAACTCCTCGAGTAGTCGAGTCCCTTGACCTCTCATGGAATGAACTATCTGGTCTTATTTCCTTCAGGCATCTAGGATCTGATACTCTTTATTCCCTAAATCTCTTTTAACAATATGTTCTCAGGTGAGATATCAACCGCCAACAACATTGGGCTTTATGTCCTTTCATTGAGGTATCTTATTCTTatcttatcttactattactaattgaaaACTCCTTTTCGAACCTCCACGTTAATCCTCACGCgacatgttaaaaaaatagataaattttataaattctcataaatatcagaaacatccgaccatcagtCTGGACCTATTGCAGACTTATGAATTTTAGGGGGCAATTGCGCTAATGACCGGTATCGATTTGTAGGCAATGTTATCACTGGTGAAATTCCAACTGAGCTAACATATCTTCGAGGCTTTTGGTTTCTGAACCTAACAAGAAACGATCTATCTGGTACTATGTTGCAGTGAACACTGGCAATTTAAAACTCCTCGAGTCCCTTGGCAATTAAAATCTGTGTGTTGTTGTTAAATAAATTCAGTAATGATGTGTGCGATACTATTTCTTATCATCTACATTTCTCTTTTCAATTCACCTCTACTTTCACTTTGATGTATTGcttaaaaaaactttttttttctgtgacaGACCTTGTGCTTGTAGTCAAATAGTTTTTATATTAGGAGGATCCAAAATTCTGccattattattcattttgaaGTATTTAACTTATTAATAATATAAACTCTTATGTTTTAAATGCACTAAACGATAAGGCTTAAACCTTATAATATAGTACGAATGAGTTCAAAGAAAACACACCGCTGCTTAATAATACCTGAAGAATGACGCTACGAGATGTTCCCGAGTGTTTGCTAAAAATGTTGCCAGCGTCACATGCAAATTACAATTGAATCTTGTTAACAGGGACCACAATCACCTGCAGATTTTCTAAATGCCATCTCGGCCGTCAGGATCGAATCCAACGGTGCCTACTGCCCATGCCATCTAGCGAGTTACCTACCGGCAAGGCAactgccgcggcggccgctccgcctctctccctttccctctccctctcccggcCTTCCTTTCCTAGCGGCGACGAAGGGGCGAGCCGCGAGCGGCGCCAACCTTGGCCAGTTCTTCGTGGGGCTCTTCCCCAGCGACGAGCATCCGACAGGTAtgccccttcccttcctgctgTGCGAAATCGAACACCCAAAACCTTAATGATGatatttgtattcggatctgaccacGTATTTCACCTACTAgcttcgatttttttttcaaacattaTCGGGCGTGCCCCTGCTGCTGATTGGGTAGATGGAGGTGCCAATAAACTCTGCGCAATCCGGTGCTCACTTCCCTGTGCAGCATCAGTCCCTCTCGTTAGATATCAAGGTACCTGTCTTGCTGCAGAAAGATTTCAAAATTGTGTCAAATTTTAGTCAGATTAAGCGATTGTGATGAATCTATTGTGTAGTAGCATACTGTAAAGATAGCGTTGGTTattcctttttccccttttggGTTTTGTAGGGCAATAAGACAGACATTGTTATCAGTAAATATGAAGATACCTTTCTGGTAAGTTGCAGGTCTCAGTTCTTATTCAGTTGAGTCATGATTCTCACATGTCGAAGATGTTCATCTTTATTAAATCTTCAGGTGATTGTGACCCAAATTGGCTGCATGGGAACCATACTAGCTGCCAAGTATGGTTTCTATCCTTATGCAAATTCATTCTCCTGAACATGTGAAAATTGAATTTTGTTTGTTGCATTATCAGTTCTGCATATGTAGCTTTCTCCATGCTATTTCTTTCACATTGTTTTGCAACAATCTTGTTGGATCCTTTTGAAAGAGTACTCAGGCTCCCTCCACACATACTTTCGCTGACTCTACTATTTAGAAGCAAATTCTGCAAAACACTGCAGCCACACGCATATCAGGTCACAACTTCCAGATTATTCACATGCCTAAATCTTTATGCAAGATAATGCCTTTATACTGCAAAACATTCAATGATTTCTTACTAGTTACTAGTACTTGACTACTTGTAAAACCTTATTGAATGATCTTTCTTCAGGAGGTGGAAAGTTAGTATCTCTGGAGATCTCTATGTTAAGAATGTTGGCCTTaaatgaaatgttgaatttaGGCAGTCGTTGTTATTTTCCTTTTAACTTGAACCTTCTTTAGTGTATTTTTATTAATCTTTAATCCCCCTCAATAGGAAAGATGAAAGTGTTTTCTTGGACCCAACCTACAATGTATCTGTTCTTTTTGGGAAGAGAGATGAGGTAAGCTCATTAGTTCATCAGCCATCAAAATTTTGTCTTAACATGCACGGACTAACTAGTGTACAAAATTTTGTGACTGCAGCCGCTCCTACTAGCTTGTGCACGCCAACTTATTGAGCACATAAGGTTTGCTTCCTTCACCACCTACTTTTGTGGTCTGGTTTCTCTCCGGTCTCAACGTCTTTAATTACATTTTTCTATTTACATTTACATGTCATGGCAAACTGCATGCACTTATGACCCTATGCTGCATGCCAGACGATGTCTATACCTGTCTATTAGTTGTAGTGATAACTGTTTGAAAACAGTCAGCAACAAGGAGCTCCTCTTTTATACCGTTCTTGGACATCTCTGCATATATTCTCCAGTAAAATGGTTCTTCGATTATAATTGTTTGTCTGTATTCTCCAAATAACTTCTGTGCTTCTAATATCACAAATTTAGTTATCATTATTCCTAACACCAGCATTAACTGTTCCTTTTGCTGATGATTGATTCACCATTTTCATACTATTGGGTACACAAAGAAATAGTATACAGTGAGAACTTACACAGCATTATACATCATTTTTGTAGTGGCAGTGGTTCAGCGCGGTCGTTGGTGATCTCTCTTGGCCTGAAAGATCATTCTCACGTAAGATTGGAAAATTCACTTTGTGTGACTGTTTTTAATAATATATCTGATGATCCCAAGCCAATGCCGTTTTTCTCCAAATAAGTGCTGAACCAGCACGATCACAATGTGGGTTACAGTTGATTTAGTTTTCCAAACTCCTGGAAACAGTCAGATGAATCTTTAAAATTTGATCCATAGCGAAATGAGTGCTACGCATATCACTCTGGATAGTTTCCAGTTGAAATAATTAATGTAGAGTCTGGTGACAACATATGCCTAATGCGATAACAATTTCGGACTTTGCAGGGAACACTGAAGGATATAATTTCAGCTGTGATTGAGAATTGTCTTTGGTGATGGTTTTGATTAACTGAGCTGGAGTTGGGATGGGCATAATCAGCCCATCGACAAAGATGCTGACATGAACATATAAAATTGAGCAAGATGAACCCTCGTTGTATGACGTATGAAATTCTAGAACTTCTGCAGTTAGAATTTCTTTCTCCTTTAACAAACGCAATAGGATGGTTTTAACTTTTAAGCTGTCCCAGATCCATATATATTGTCCTACCACGGGCGAGGTGGGTGGTTGAGGCTTCCAGTTGGTGTTCCTGCATGGTTGTAATATTCTGTTGCCAAGATTTGAGTCTGAAGCTAAACATAATCACTTTTCCGGGGAGCATCTTGTGTGTGTTTTCTTTCACGTTGCAAGCAATTTGTTACTACCTCCgtccttaaatatatgacgtttatgATACCTCCGGTATGACGTTTAGGATAAGCCAGCTAATTTGCTTGTCCttaacgtcatatatttaaggatGAAGGAGGAGTACTATCCAACACATTGGACCCTGCATTCCTCGGACCAACACATGAATGCCACTTTCCCTAGCCAAGCAAGAACAAGCTTCCCATGGAGGCTAGGCTAATAAAACAAGCCCCATTGATTTACTTTCATGTGTTTTCTGTGTTTTTCCGGAAATTGAAGAAACAAACCTATACAGTGATTAGTTGAATTTTTTTGCAGCATCTATTTGAAACTATTTGAAAACCACAACATGAGATGACTATTATGGAGGGGCAGTCATTCTACATGAAACAATTCATGAGTTACATACAATGAAGCAAAATggaattatttttaaaattgatTTTGAGAAAGTGTATGATAAAATAAAGTGGGATTTCTTGCAACAGACTTTAAGAATGAAAGGGTTCTCAGAAACATGGTGTAATTGGATACAAGTATTTACTCAAGGAGGAAATGTGGGCATAAAGGTTAACGAACAAATAGGCTTATACTTCCAAACTAAAAAAGTTTGCGACAGGGTGATCCGCTATCACCGTTACTATTTAATATAGTGGTCGATATGCTGGCTATCATCATTGCTAGAGCAAAGGAGGATGGGCAAGTGCAAGGGGTTGTACCACACTTGGTAGAATATGGCTTGTCTATAttgcaatatgcagatgacactgTGATTTTCATGGACCATGATATTGAAAaggcaaaaaatatgaaactactaTTATGTGTTTTTGAACAATTATCAGGCCTAAAAATTAACTTCCATAAGAGCGAAATTTTCTACCTTAGTCAAGCTAAACAACAAGAAACTATATATTCGAGTTTGTTTGGATGCAAGCTAGGTTCATATCCCTTTCTCTACCTTGGTATTCCAATGCACTATAGAAAGCTGACCAATAATGATTGGAAGGCAATAGAACATTTCGAGAAGAGATAAAGTGGGTGGAAAGGAAACTTAATATCTGCAGGAGGAAGGCTAGTGTTGATTAACTCGGTGCTATCAAGCCTACCGATGTTCATGCTATCCTTTTTTGAGATCCCCAGGGTGTTctcaaaaaattagattattACAAATCGAGATTTTTTAGCAATATGATCAACATAAAAAGAAATATAGATTAGTAAAATGGAGTGTTTTGTGCCATCCAAAAGAACAAGGAGCGATGGGAATACAAAACCTTAATATACATAATAAGTGTTTACTGAGTAAGTGGCTTTTTAAACTGTGTAATGAGGATGGAATTTGGCAAGAGTTGCTAAGAAATATGTACTTAAAATACTTTAGGTCAAGttaacaagaaaccaggagacTCTTATTTTTGGATGGGTCTCATGAGTGTGAAGAATAAGTTCCTTAGTGTAGGTAGTTTCAAGTTGCAGGAGGGCACACAAATTTTAGGTTTTGGGAAGACATATGACTGGGTAACCAGACATTGAAATTACAATATCCATCTCTCTATAATATTGCTTGTCGAAGATACACTACGGTTACAGAAGTTTGTAACTCAGTATCTTTAAATATATCCTTTAGGAGGGCTTTAGTAGGTGATAAGTTATAAGAATGGCATAACCTGGTATCAGGATTAGTAAATATAAATTTGCAGGAGGGAAGAGGTACCTTTATATGGTTTTTACACGCTCTATGTATAAGCATCTTGTTAATAGTGGAATTAAGGTGTCACAGGAAATTTGGCGCACCAAGTTACCATTAAAAATCAAAATCTTTTTGGGGTACTTAAAGAATGGGGTTATATTCACAAAAGATAATCTAGCAATAATGAATCAGAATGGTAGTGAATCTTGTTGCTTTTGTTATGTGGAAGAGTCCATTAAATACTTGTTTTTTGATTGTGCTTATGCTAGATTCCTGTGGAGGGTTGTACATATTGTGTTTGATATTGTTCCTCCAATTAACACCAATGATCTATTCAATAATTGGATAAAAAAGGGGGACACAAACCAAACTTAAACTTATTGACAGGGCGGCGGCTTTACTTTGGACAATTTGGCTAACGAGAAATGATGTGGTTTTGATAAATGTCAATTGAAAACTTTTATGCAGGTCTTATTCAGGGAAACTTATTGGCTCTGACAATGGGTGCAATTACAGCGTCATGATGAGCAAAAGGATACGATGATCAAGCATGCCGGATGTTGGAGACTTCGGTGCTTCATTTTTTCACCTCCCATGGATGGTCTTTTAGTTTACGAATTGATTTTTAATCATGTATGATGAAGATATAAACAATAGTCGTGCATGTGAGCATGTAGTGCAAGCATACtaaatgtaataatttgtggGACTGATTCCTCCTCTATGAGGAGGTTGAAGCCGGATTATTTATCCATTATTAAAAAACAACATGAGACGACTGGGGATTTTCAGACGTTCGAGAGAATTTTCGGTCGCCTCTGCTACCTAGGCAGGGGAAGCTTTGCAAAAATTTGtgaaaatttgaaaattcaaaacaTAAATCCCTTGTATACAAGGATGGCGGACGGGCCTAAGTAAATTTTACTTGACCTATATTGATTGAAACCGAGCAAGTAATAAGGGGCACTAATCTTGATTGCTAGACTGAAGCCAAGACGCACCTCTCAACAGCTAGCAGCAACCAAGTGCGGCGGGTGCCTCCTGCTGCGTGCCACCTGCCTGGCTGTAATCCCCTCCGCAACCTGAATTGCTATCGCCTTCCATCGCCGGCGGTTCGTCGAACGCCGGGTCCCCCAACCCCAGGATCTCCTCCATCGTGAAGTGCAAGCTGTGCTCGTCGATCGAACGGCGCGAAGCCGAGATCCCAGTCCGGTATGCCGGCCCCGAGGTACTCGTCCGCATCGGCCATGCCCATGCGGTCGTCTTCGGCGGTCAGCACGATATCCTCCAGctggggcggcgccgcctcctccaccggctTAAAGCAGTCTGCAAACTGGGCATGCGCCGGCTCCGTCGTGGCGGTGGCGTGCTGCTCCGCCGGCGGGGGACACGGCGAGTGCGTGGCCCCGAAGTGACCGGCTTCCTGCCTGGTGCCGTGGGCCTGGGCCGCCGTCGCGGGAGCCTGGTGTGCCGCCGGGTTTGCGGCGGCTGGTGGcatgggcgccggcgccggcgggctcgCGAACTGGCACGAGTAACCAGGCAACCCGGCGCCGTGCACTGACACGTTGTGCGCCtgctgctgggcggcggcgccggccgacgCGGCACCGAACGCGGGCTGATGGTGGTAGTAATGGGAGTGGTCAACGCCgggatgctgctgctgcggcgtcTGTGAGGTCGTCGAGGCGCCAGCGGCGAAGACACCCCACGACGGCTGAATTGGTAGGcacggcgccaccgccgtcgaCAACGCCGAGAAGTGGTCATTGGCGTTTGCCAGCATCTGCAGGCTGCTGCTCCCGGCGGCGTTCTCGATTTCCATGTCGCCGCTCCTGAGGATGTAGATGCGGTACAGGGCCAGGTCTTCGAACTACAATTAGCCAAAATTTACTTAAATTAGCTTTGGAAGTTTGAAAGTCTATTTGTGTGTGAGAAGAGAGGGATACTGACACGTATATACTTGGAGAAATTGGTAGGCAGGGAGCTCAGCCTCAGCCTCTTGTCTACGGGGACGGTGAACTCATGCATGCCCCAGTTGCTCTTGTCGACGCCGTGATCATAGAACACCATGGTCACCACCCTCCCGGCGACGAAGCCGCCCTTGTTCCGCGGCCAGCACAGGAGCTTGCCGCCGCCCGAGGCCTTCCAGGTGCCGCCCCTGGCCGCGCGCACCGGCCGCGGCTCCTTCTTGCCCTCGGGGGtgatcgcgccgccgccggtcccctGCTTCTTGAACACCCGCCGACTGAAGAAGTAGATGCAGCGGTGCTCCGCGTCCTTCCTGAACTTCTCTGCAAGGATATGCTCGGCGGCAATGTCGGATCGGACGTCAGAGATATGGAGAAAttaggagagaggagggatcggAGAAGAGGCGGGGATGGAGATGCATGGATCGGACCGCAGAGCTCCTCGGGGTGGTAGTCGAGGATGGGGACGTCGTGGAAGATGCTGTTGTGCGGCGGACGGAGCTTGGCGCCGTCGATCTTgtcggagaggagggagaagagctCCAGATTCGTGGGCACGAAGCGGTAGCCGCACGGGAACCCGTGCTTCGTCAGAAACCCGCCTGCCATCATCGCCGAGACGCCGCCGTCGAGTCAAGGCGTCGAGCCCAGTCGCCGGAGAGGAAAGTTAAGGGCCCGTTGGAGCCGTCGTGGCTGCGTTTCGTTTCGACTCTCAACTGAATCATCGTCGGTCCGTTGCGACGCCAGCCGACTTGGACCGTGGTTCTTGCTGGAATTCGAGCCGGACGAGGAGAAGCAGgccggaggaagaggaaccGAATCCAATTCCTTTCCAAATTCTGGGCCTGGTGTCAGATGGAGATCCCGCGACGTTCTGTCAGTGTTAGTAGGTGATGGAGACATGGAGTTGAGGATGATCGGGTTTGCTCAGGTATGTGAGAACGTATTTGAAAACGTGCTGAGTAATTCTTAGAAAGTTTCTTTTAGAGGAATTTGTCACTTGCAAGATGTCACCTCACGACCTCAGAAGtataaaaaaacataaaagaAACATAGATAGACAAAGATGAATATTCATATTCACAGATCAAAAGTTATTCATTAGATTTTACTCAAAACTTTTTACCATAAGAATTGCTTATTTGAGTCACTGACTCACTGACTAGCTTCATTCGTAGGCTGTGCTGAACAAGACCTTCACGGTGCTGCTAGAGAGAATACGGAGAACGCTAGAGTTGGACTTGGCAACACACCGTGGCAACTTGAACTGGTTAACAGGAGCTCCGAGGGAGAGGTAATGATCCATCACCTTCTGGAAGGTGCCCGGCTGCAGAACTCGCAGCTCCAACGGCCCGATGGCCTTCGTCTTCCTCGAGCTCACATACCCTGCGTCAACGAAGGCCCGGTCCAGCTCATCACAGCAGCTCTGCAGAACATCGTCGTTAGCCTCGGCGTTGAGCTCCCAGAAGATGACGTAATGGCCCGGGTCAGACGACGCGTCGGCGTGGCTGGTGTACTCGAGGACCTCCAACCTCTCGGCGGCTAGGATCTTGGACGCAGTGTCGACGGCGAGTTGAACGTCCTGCTCATTGTTCTTGTCCACGTTGATGGACAACGTGAGGATCCCCCGGCACACGAACTTGAGCTTGGGGGTGGAGTTGTAGAACCCGGCCACCTTCACCACATCCCCTAGACGGTACCGGTATAACCCTGCTTGTCATTTTCAACCATGCACATAGACAAGATTAATCAGGAGTAAATTGCATCCATCGATCTCATCAGCGGTAAGAGAGGAGCGGGGATCAGCTAGTTTTTAGTAGGTCCTAATTTTCCATAGGGTTTAGCTTCATGTGGCATCGGTGGCGTGGTAGCGACCATGGCGCACTGGAATAAGATCTCTCGGGTCTCTCTCAACCTCGACGATGTTAAGAGCTAGGTTTTACCGGATATGTAAACTCTCTTTGGATTTTGACGGTCGGGTATGTCAATCAAGGACAACAATCTAGTGGCTTTTATAATGCAGCGGCGTCAACCTTTTCTTTCAGTTTGTTCTGTGCCGGTCCGATTTCTTCAACCATATATGTTCTAGGGGTGAAGCATTATAAGCCCGTGTTGCTTGGGGTGATCTCTCAGTCGTCGATGTTCTTTCAACGTCTTCTGGATCTTGTTAATTAGCAGCAAGTGGTTATTGCGGTCTTTAAAGTCTTGTGTGACGATGGTGTTGGTAAGTATCCCTTTCCCTTATTATCTTTTCAGTGTATTTTTCAGTGTACTTTTCAAACTCCAGCGGGTGGTAAAAAATCGAAGGATGAAGGTGACTAAAAAGTTCTTCgatatattttaatttttagagATCATTTTGCGTCAAGTTCTCCGTTTGTGCTAGCTATTATTTTTCTTGATACATATAAGATAATATGAGATACTTTTTTATGTGTCTTTCTAAAGACGATCATGTATCCATCCAAATGGTGAGTTCGTTGAATGGACTAACGAATTTGGGTTCCTTACAGATGCTAGATAAAATATATTATTTGATTGACAAATGTTATGTGATTAAATGGACCATGTAACTTGGAAAGTAACTTTTAAATTGATGTGGAAGACCTACAACAACTTGTAATGTTAT encodes the following:
- the LOC117854617 gene encoding uncharacterized protein, with the translated sequence MEVPINSAQSGAHFPVQHQSLSLDIKGNKTDIVISKYEDTFLVIVTQIGCMGTILAAKKDESVFLDPTYNVSVLFGKRDEPLLLACARQLIEHISGSGSARSLVISLGLKDHSHGTLKDIISAVIENCLW